The nucleotide window TGGCCATGGCCCAGCTGGGTGCGGGTAAGGTCCGCCTGGAAACTACCAACTTTGATTTGCGGCAAGTACTGGTAGCCAGCCGGCAGCTGCTGCTGCCCAAAGCTGCCGAAAAAGGCATCTGCCTGGAGCTAGAGTTGCCCCCGGCCGAAGTGTCCACGCTGGTATCCGGCGACCCGTACCGGCTGCGTCAGGTGCTGCTCAACCTGCTCAGCAATGCCGTCAAGTTCACGGATCAAGGCCAGGTGCTGCTAACCTGCCGACGGCTTAGCAACCCCCAAGAGCCCCTGGTGTTTGAGTTTGCCGTTCTCGATTCGGGCATCGGCATTCCGGCCCACCAGCTCGAGTACGTGTTCGACTCCTTTACCCAGGCCACGGCCAGCACGGCCCGCGAATATGGCGGCTCAGGCCTGGGGCTTAGTATTTCGCGGGGCTTAGTAGAACTCATGGGTGGTAGCATTACGGTGGAAAGCCGCTTGCATGAGGGCAGCGCTTTCCGGGTTACGCTGCCCTTTGCGCAGGCGCAGGCTCCGCTGCCTCTCTCTACGCCCCTTGCTGCACCAGTCGGCTACTACAGCTTAGGGCCGCGCCGTATTCTGTTGGCCGAAGACAATGCTGTCAATCAGGTGTTGGTAAACGCCCAGCTCGGCACCTGGGGCTGCCAGGTAGATATTGCCAGCAACGGCCGCGAAGCCCTGCAGCTGTTCCACCACCACCGCTACGATGCCGTGCTGATGGATATTCAGATGCCCGGCCTCGACGGTGTTGCCACCGCCCGCCTGCTGCGTGAGCACCCCGACGCGGCCCGGGCCGCCACCCCCATTATTGCCCTGACGGCCCATGCCTTGCCAGGCGAAGCCGAACGGTATCAGGCGGCCGGATTTGATGGCTACGTTTCCAAGCCTTTCCAGGAAGAAGAGCTGTTCCAGACCCTGGTTCGGCTGCTGACCCCACCCAACACGCTTGTGGCCGAGGAATCAGCTCCGGTATACAGCTTGGCGGGTATTCGTCGCCTGGCCCACGGCAACGAAGAATTCATTAGTCGTTTGATTCGGGTATTCGTTGAAACCACGCCGCCCATTGTGCAGGAACTGGAATCAGCCTTGCAGCAGCAAAACTGGCCGGCTCTGAGTGCCACCGCCCACCATCTGAAAAGCTCCTTCGCCGGCTTGCACATGCACCCTGTGCTGGACATTGTGCGCCGGCTGGAATCCATAAAGCCCGGTACAGACCACGACTTGGCCGAAATAAACAGCCTCGTGCAGCAAGTGCGGACCGTTACTGACCAGGTAATAGCCCAGCTTCGGCGGGAACTTCCCGATTAAGGCCGCTTACCTTTGCGGCCGCCCTCCATTTCCCCACTTATGCCCGACTCTCCTATTTTTATTGATACTGTGATTATTGGGGCGGGGCAGGCGGGGCTGGCGGCAGCCTACTATCTGCAGCACCACGGCCAGTCGTTCGTGGTGCTGGATGAGCGGCCAGCCATCGGCCACGTGTGGGCCACCCGCTACGACTCCCTGCGCCTGTTTTCGCCGGCCTGGGCCAGCGGCCTGCCCGGTCTGCCCTGGCCCGGCAGCTCAACCCGCTACCCGACCAAAGACGAAGCGGCAGCTTATCTGCAACGCTACGCGGAGCATTTCAACCTGCCCGTACGCCTGGGCCAACGCGTAACGCGCGTGGCCGCCATCCAGGCCGGGACAGAGTACGAAGTCAGCACTGCGGCCGGGCCAACCTATACGGCCCGCAACGTTATTGTGTGCACGGGTCCTTACAATGCGCCGCGTCTGCCCGATTTTGCTCAGCAGCTTAACCCAGCCATTCCGCAAGTACATAGCAGCGCATACCGCCGCCCGGGCAGCTGCCGGGCACCGGACCGGTGGCTGTGGTGGGCAGCGGCAACTCGGCCCTGCAGATTGGCGCCGACCTAGCTGCCACCGGCCGGCCGGTGTATGCGGCCTTTAATGAACTGACGCCCGCTCTGCCCAACAACACGGGCATGTGGCTTTTCCTCAAGTCGACGGGGCTGATGCGGGTGCCGCGACAGTCCTGGCTGGGCCGACGCATGCTGGCCCGCCCGAGCCAGTCGTCAGCGCCGACTTGAGCCGGCTGCGCAGTTTTGCGAATGTCCACTTTATCGGCAAGGCAGTGAGGGTAACGGAAGATGGCCGTGGGCTACAAGGCTCGGTTGCTCCTACCCCGCCCCTGCAGGCGGTGGTGTGGGCCACCGGCTACGGCCCGGCCTTCGACTGGATTCAAGTGCCCGTATTTGATGCGGCCGGGGAGCCCCGCCACCAGCGCGGCCTGACCGAGGCGCCGGGCCTGGCGTTTCTGGGGTTGCCGTGGCTGCACACCCGCAGCTCGGCTCTGATGGGTGGCGCCGGGCCCGACGCCCGCTACGTGGTGGAGGCCCTTCTGAAAAGGACATAATTATATAGAAACCGAAGCACGGTTTTTGGGGTTAGGTAAACAGTAACCAATTGCAGGTCATCAACAAAATACTAGTTGTTCGTTACCGCTTAAGGTTGTAATTTGTCTTGTCTCTAATACTTTTCTTATGTCCTTGCTCCTTCTCAGCGGACTAGCCGTGGCCGCCGCCCTGCTGGTCTTCAATCCTTTTGATGACAACGACCGGAAAAAGCGCCTGCAGCCCGTGCGGGTGCCAGTGCGCAACGGCCGCTAACCTCTTCTTCTCAAAGCAAAAAGGCCTCCCGACGGAGGCCTTTTTGCTGGGCAATACTTTGCAACCCGGAATCCAGCTCACAAAAAAAGCAGCCGCGGACGACTGCTTTTTACTATTTATTCAGCAAGAATGCAGATGATTAGCGAATCACGAGCTTACGCATCTCACTGGCGTTTTCGCCTTCCAGCTTCACGTAGTACAGCCCGCTGGCAAACTTGCTTAAGTCCAAAGTCTTGGGGCCGCTCAGCTCCGTGATAGACTCACGGTAGATAACGGTGCCGATAACGTTGAGAATCCGGAGCTCCAGCCGCCGTCCCTCAAAGCCGTTGATGGCGATGTGGACAATACCGCTGCTGGGGTTGGGGTACACTAAAAAGGATTTTTCGTCGGCAGGCCGCGTGGGGGCAGGCGTACGAACAGCCGGCTGGGCCGAGGCTGCGGGCAGTGTGCTACGGACGAAACCGAAGCCAAGCACGAGTAGTAGACAAAAAAAGCGTAAGCGTTGCATCATAGCATGCTGTAGAGTGGGACAAGCGCAGGTTGTATATTGACTAGATTAACGGCCGGCGCTCAATTAGGTTTGCAAAGATAATACGGAATATGCATTAGAGTTACGAAATATAACTACGCGCTGATAAAAGATTTGTTTCTACTCTCTTTCTCACCTTGTTACTACCTAAATTAAGTTGGACGTTCTCATTATTGGCGGCGGATTAGGCGGGCTGACCGCCGCCCTGGATTTGCGGCAGCGCGGCTACCAGGTGACCCTAATAGAGCGCAAAAGCTACCCTTTCATAAGGTGTGCGGCGAGTATGTCTCTAATGAGGTGCTGCCCTACCTGCGCCGCCTCGGCGTGGACCCCGCCCCGCTGGGCCCGGCCACCATTTCCCGGTTTCTGCTCAGTTCCCCGGCCGGCCGCATACTGACTAGCCCGCTCGACCTGGGCGGCTTCGGCGTCAGCCGCTACCGCCTCGATTATTTTCTGTTTGAGCAGGCCACGGCCCGGGGCGTGGTATTTCACCAGCCGGCTACCGTGACGGAAGTGGTTTTCAACGAGGCCCTGGACCAGCACCGCGTGACCCTAGCCGACGGGCAGCAGCTGACGGCCCGCGTGGTGCTGGGCGCCTACGGCAAGCGCGCCAACCTAGACCGGCAGCTGCAGCGCAGCTTTTTTCAGCAACGCTCCCCGTACCTGGGCGTGAAATACCACGTGCGGCTCGACTTTCCGCGTGACGTAATTGCCCTGCACAACTTTGCCGACGGCTACGCGGGGTTGTCGGCTATTGAGGAGGATAAGTACTGCTTTTGCTACCTCACCACCCGCCAAAACCTGAAAGCCCACGGCACCATTGGAGCCATGCAGGAGCAGGTGCTGGCCCAGAACCCACACCTGCGGGCTGTTCTGCGCGAGGCGGAGTTCCTTTATGATCAGCCCGAGGTTATCAACGAAATATCCTTTGCGCCCAAAAACTGCGTGGAAGACCACGTGCTGATGTGCGGCGACGCGGCCGGCCTGATTACGCCCCTGTGCGGCAACGGCATGGCCATGGCCATTCACGGAGCCGAGCGGGCTAGTTTTCACATCGACCAGTTTTTGCAGAGCCGCTACTCCCGCCCCGCGCTGGAGTCTGCCTACCGCCATGACTGGCAGCAGCATTTCGGGCCCCGGCTGTGGGTGGGGCGGGCCGTGCAGCGTCTGTTTGGACGCCCGGTGCTGAGCGAGGCCGTGGTGGGCGGCATGCGGCACTGGCCCGGCGGGGTGCGGGCCCTGATGCGGCGCACCCACGGCTCGGCGTTTTGAGGCCCCAAAACCGCCCGTCATTTAGTTTGTTGCACTCCTAAGCCGAACCGACGGCAAATCCGTATACTGCCTTCGATGACGAGCTACTTATGTGCCATTGGCACTGCTACCCCGCCCCACCGCATTCCTCAGCCGCAGATTGCCACCTTTATGGCCGAAGGCTTACAGCTGGACGCCGCCGACACGCGCAAACTGCGCGCCCTGTACCGCGTTACGGGCATTGCCCAGCGCTACTCCGTGCTGGCCGACTACAGCCGGACCAACGGGGACTTCGAGTTTTTCCCGAACACGCCCGACCTGGAGCCTTTCCCCACGGTAGGCCAGCGCATGGCCGCCTACCGGCAGTACGCTTTGCCGCTTTCAGTGGAAGCGGTGCGCAACTGCCTCAAGCAGCAGCCCGACGTGGCCCTAAGCGACATTACCCACCTAATAACGGTAAGCTGCACGGGCATGTACGCCCCGGGTCTGGATATTGAGCTGGTCGCGCAGTTGGGGCTGAGTACCAGTGTGCGCCGCACCTGCGTCAATTTCATGGGTTGCTACGCGGCATTTAATGCTTTGAAGCTGGCCCAGGCGTTTTGCTTGGCCGACCCTAGTGCCAAAGTACTGCTGGTGTGCACCGAGCTCTGCACCATTCACTTTCAGAAGAATAAGGAAGAAGACCACCTGGTATCCAACGCGCTGTTCGGTGACGGCTCGGCGGCGGCTTTGGTGCAAGCCCAGCCCGGCAAGCACGGCTACAGCCTGAGCCTCGAGGCTTTTCACTGCGAGCTGGAGCCCGACGGCCACGCCGACATGGCCTGGCACATCAACGACTTCGGGTTTGAAATGACTTTGTCGTCGTACGTGCCCAAGATGATTCAAAAGGGCATCCGGCAACTCACCGAAGGCCTGCTGCGCAAGCTGCCGGTCAAGCTCAAGGATATTCACGCCTTTGCCATTCATCCCGGCGGCCGCAAGATCCTGGAAACCATTGAGCAGGAGCTCGGTATGAGTGCCCACGACAACCGCTTTGCCTACCAGGTACTGCGCGACTACGGCAATATGTCGTCGGCCACGGTGCTGTTTGTGTTGCACGAGCTGCTTAAGTCGCTCACGCCGGCTGAGGCTGGGGCACCGGTGCTGAGCTTCGCCTTCGGACCGGGCCTGACCCTGGAAGCTATGCTGCTGCAGGTTCACGTTGCCTAGTCTGCTATGCCCGACCTGAGCACCCGCGCCACCGAGGAAGAGCTGATGGACGACCTCTCACTGGCTTCCGACGCGCTGCGGCAGAATCTAGACGAGCTGGAAACCATCAATACCTGGCTGGGCGGCTACCGCGTAGTGCTCGACGGGCTGCAGCGGCTCCGCTCTCAGTTCCCTACTGGCCGCGCCCTACGCCTGGCCGACCTGGGCAGCGGCGGCGGCGACACGCTGCGCCACATTGCTGGCTGGGCCCGGCGGCAGAGCGTGCCCGTGGAGCTGGTGGGTATTGATGCCAACGCCTTCATGATTGACTATGCAGCTGCCAAGGCTGCGAGCTTCCCTGAAATCAGCTTTCAGCAGCAGGACATTTTCGGCGCCGAGTTCCGGCAGCAGCAGTTTGATATCATCACCTGCAGCCTGTTTTGCCACCACTTTTCCAGTGAGGCCCTGGCTGAGCTGCTGCGTCAGCTCAAAACCCAGGCCCGGGTAGGCGTCCTCATCAACGATTTGCACCGGCAGCCGGTAGCGTATTATAGCATCAAGTGGCTTACGCGTCTGTTTCGGGGCTCGTACCTGGTTCAGAATGACGCTCCGCTGTCGGTAGCCCGGGCCTTCGCGCGCCGGGACTGGCAGCAGATTTTGGCCGCCGCGGGCATCGAGCGGTACACGCTGCGCTGGTGCTGGGCCTTTCGCTGGCAGGTTATCTTCTAGCTAGGCAGCGGCTTACGTGTACAGCTCGGCTGCCAGGCGGAAGGTATTGGCGTGAGCTTCCACAATGTCGGCAATGCGCACCGAGTAGCCGCCACCCATACATACCACCACGGGCACCTGGTTTTGGTGGCACAGCCGCAGCACCAGTTCGTCGCGCCGGCGGCAGCCTTCCC belongs to Hymenobacter cellulosilyticus and includes:
- a CDS encoding type III polyketide synthase gives rise to the protein MTSYLCAIGTATPPHRIPQPQIATFMAEGLQLDAADTRKLRALYRVTGIAQRYSVLADYSRTNGDFEFFPNTPDLEPFPTVGQRMAAYRQYALPLSVEAVRNCLKQQPDVALSDITHLITVSCTGMYAPGLDIELVAQLGLSTSVRRTCVNFMGCYAAFNALKLAQAFCLADPSAKVLLVCTELCTIHFQKNKEEDHLVSNALFGDGSAAALVQAQPGKHGYSLSLEAFHCELEPDGHADMAWHINDFGFEMTLSSYVPKMIQKGIRQLTEGLLRKLPVKLKDIHAFAIHPGGRKILETIEQELGMSAHDNRFAYQVLRDYGNMSSATVLFVLHELLKSLTPAEAGAPVLSFAFGPGLTLEAMLLQVHVA
- a CDS encoding PAS domain-containing hybrid sensor histidine kinase/response regulator — protein: MQQVVGTAENITHWKLAEEQRRAANRTLAEQNDLFRQVIDTTPHLVYLKDGDGNYLLANQATADLYSLSVEEVVQTNVSQLPISPDDMARYLRADRQVMTSQRELIMEETFTRPNGEVVWFNSIKRPFQLADGTTRVLGVDSNITALKETQQALRQAKEAAEENARAKQDFLANMSHEIRTPMTGILGLAGLLQKTPLDERQSQYLDHIQHSADQLLVIINDILAMAQLGAGKVRLETTNFDLRQVLVASRQLLLPKAAEKGICLELELPPAEVSTLVSGDPYRLRQVLLNLLSNAVKFTDQGQVLLTCRRLSNPQEPLVFEFAVLDSGIGIPAHQLEYVFDSFTQATASTAREYGGSGLGLSISRGLVELMGGSITVESRLHEGSAFRVTLPFAQAQAPLPLSTPLAAPVGYYSLGPRRILLAEDNAVNQVLVNAQLGTWGCQVDIASNGREALQLFHHHRYDAVLMDIQMPGLDGVATARLLREHPDAARAATPIIALTAHALPGEAERYQAAGFDGYVSKPFQEEELFQTLVRLLTPPNTLVAEESAPVYSLAGIRRLAHGNEEFISRLIRVFVETTPPIVQELESALQQQNWPALSATAHHLKSSFAGLHMHPVLDIVRRLESIKPGTDHDLAEINSLVQQVRTVTDQVIAQLRRELPD
- a CDS encoding FAD-dependent oxidoreductase encodes the protein MPDSPIFIDTVIIGAGQAGLAAAYYLQHHGQSFVVLDERPAIGHVWATRYDSLRLFSPAWASGLPGLPWPGSSTRYPTKDEAAAYLQRYAEHFNLPVRLGQRVTRVAAIQAGTEYEVSTAAGPTYTARNVIVCTGPYNAPRLPDFAQQLNPAIPQVHSSAYRRPGSCRAPDRWLWWAAATRPCRLAPT
- a CDS encoding NAD(P)/FAD-dependent oxidoreductase; the encoded protein is MCGEYVSNEVLPYLRRLGVDPAPLGPATISRFLLSSPAGRILTSPLDLGGFGVSRYRLDYFLFEQATARGVVFHQPATVTEVVFNEALDQHRVTLADGQQLTARVVLGAYGKRANLDRQLQRSFFQQRSPYLGVKYHVRLDFPRDVIALHNFADGYAGLSAIEEDKYCFCYLTTRQNLKAHGTIGAMQEQVLAQNPHLRAVLREAEFLYDQPEVINEISFAPKNCVEDHVLMCGDAAGLITPLCGNGMAMAIHGAERASFHIDQFLQSRYSRPALESAYRHDWQQHFGPRLWVGRAVQRLFGRPVLSEAVVGGMRHWPGGVRALMRRTHGSAF
- a CDS encoding T9SS type A sorting domain-containing protein → MLGFGFVRSTLPAASAQPAVRTPAPTRPADEKSFLVYPNPSSGIVHIAINGFEGRRLELRILNVIGTVIYRESITELSGPKTLDLSKFASGLYYVKLEGENASEMRKLVIR
- a CDS encoding methyltransferase domain-containing protein, whose translation is MPDLSTRATEEELMDDLSLASDALRQNLDELETINTWLGGYRVVLDGLQRLRSQFPTGRALRLADLGSGGGDTLRHIAGWARRQSVPVELVGIDANAFMIDYAAAKAASFPEISFQQQDIFGAEFRQQQFDIITCSLFCHHFSSEALAELLRQLKTQARVGVLINDLHRQPVAYYSIKWLTRLFRGSYLVQNDAPLSVARAFARRDWQQILAAAGIERYTLRWCWAFRWQVIF